The proteins below are encoded in one region of Methanofollis aquaemaris:
- a CDS encoding glycosyltransferase family 2 protein: MERDKVAILIINWNGKEDTLECIRSLQEQDYPACEIIVIDNGSIDGSADAFRAIEPPINLIESEKNLGFAGGINLGVTYAMEHGMPYTLIYNNDTIADPRMVRSLVEILESDPTVGIVTGKVYDYYIPDRLLVVGKKINFSTGRMFNEGYSETDRGQHDEIREYSYIDGVFWLSRTEVFQTVGFFDTSYFYQFEEVDFCARANKHYRILYTPHAKIWHKGGKSVGGRKSPTEVYYFARNKFIFMRRYATQRQFLTFLLHQVLVDNPRELGGALIKGRFNTLLPQIRGVADGVRKAKMESPSIPGKYGG; the protein is encoded by the coding sequence GTGGAGAGAGATAAAGTCGCCATTCTGATCATCAACTGGAACGGTAAGGAAGACACGCTGGAATGCATCAGGTCACTGCAGGAGCAGGACTACCCGGCATGCGAGATCATCGTCATCGACAACGGATCGATCGACGGTTCGGCCGATGCCTTCAGGGCCATCGAACCGCCGATTAATCTTATTGAGAGCGAAAAAAACCTGGGATTCGCAGGCGGGATCAATCTCGGGGTTACCTATGCGATGGAGCACGGGATGCCCTACACACTCATCTACAACAACGACACCATCGCCGATCCCAGGATGGTCCGCAGCCTGGTTGAGATCCTGGAATCAGATCCGACTGTGGGGATCGTCACCGGCAAAGTCTATGACTACTATATTCCGGACCGGCTCCTTGTGGTGGGCAAAAAAATCAACTTCTCCACCGGCCGGATGTTTAATGAAGGGTATTCAGAGACCGACCGGGGACAGCACGACGAAATACGCGAATACTCATATATCGACGGGGTCTTCTGGCTTTCAAGGACCGAGGTCTTTCAGACAGTCGGGTTCTTCGATACCAGTTATTTCTATCAGTTCGAAGAAGTGGACTTCTGTGCCCGGGCAAACAAGCACTACCGGATCCTCTACACCCCACACGCAAAGATATGGCACAAAGGAGGAAAAAGCGTCGGCGGACGCAAGAGTCCGACTGAGGTCTACTACTTTGCCAGGAACAAGTTCATCTTCATGCGCCGGTATGCCACACAACGACAGTTCCTGACATTTCTCCTCCACCAGGTTCTGGTGGACAACCCCAGAGAACTCGGTGGGGCCCTGATAAAAGGGCGGTTTAACACACTTCTACCGCAAATCCGGGGAGTTGCGGACGGGGTCCGCAAGGCAAAAATGGAATCCCCGTCCATTCCCGGAAAATATGGGGGATGA
- a CDS encoding carbohydrate-binding protein, with amino-acid sequence MNNRSMLRLLLLASVLICLAPAVSAATLNVAASDSSQDAKTQADYVCDGKSDQIEITNALNAAGNGGTVHLAAGTYNSDGSIKMAPGTTLMGSGEDKTRIDIRGTWDGVFANENTHLEGFTISGQGAVWIQYSHVSVQSVTVTGDTRMNGGFTVWCPGHDLTDISFKDCTAIDLTWTGFNIDATSAGLKVSNITYENCKAIRCGANDNSHPWTAGFIFAEHNDLENALIKDCYAEDNWESGFHIEPAPAVKNVVFENCTSKDNGIRKQARFPESDTQRDMNLIFGAGFFLNNGVTVKDCTAIGNHHGFMIWSSNGAKFENCYSKDSEASDYFLIHWNGFNSPNVFTNCVSENAGGYAIDASNTNDVRFENFKIINAEGVDGSMIRLGKYYPAIGRDLPCQNSYFDLTVEGGPENILYSHYGVNDVIEGTATGNYAENPFKIVSPSSGVDTSGLVIKKSTDPVDPTPTPTPDPNPDPNPEPVERHTLPGTVEAEDYDQGGEGVAYHDTDAVNEGGEYRKDGVDIEYWEKTGATTIAYAYPGEWLQYSVNVTEAGTYDVDFTVASAMNGQSVKVLIDGEEIAAVEAPNTGSWGTFTTVKKSFDLSAGDHTLKVAFDGSLNLDKIAFVQNTSSGSNPDNGSGSEAGTAVPGTIEAEDYDEGGEDVAYHDTDAVNEGGDYRQDGVDIESWKTSGVTTIAYAFPGEWLQYTIDVAEAGTYDVAFTVASAMNGQSMKVLVDGKEVETVTSPNTGSWGTFTTVKKNIDLPAGKHIIRIVFDGSLNFDKMVLSASDSSGSNPGEKTAIALPGTFEAEDYDEGGEGVAYHDTDAVNEGGDYRKDGVDIENWEKTGVTTIAYAYAGEWLQYTVDVAEAGTYDVAFTVASAMNGQSMKVLVDGKEVGTVTSPNTGSWGTFTTVKKSLELPAGEHAIRIVFDGSLNLDKVAVTAGQESVSFTIQAEDYDEGGEGVAYHDRDVENRGGAYRTDGVDIESWKDSGVTTIAYAFPGEWLQYTVDVPRAGTYDAEFVVASAMSGQSMKVLVDGKEVGTVTSPNTGSWGKFTTVKKSIALPAGEHAIRMAFGGSLNLDKFSFASTSGS; translated from the coding sequence ATGAACAATAGATCAATGTTGCGCCTCCTGCTCCTGGCGTCAGTGCTCATATGTCTGGCGCCTGCGGTCAGTGCTGCCACGCTCAATGTGGCCGCCTCTGACAGTTCGCAGGATGCAAAGACACAGGCAGACTATGTCTGTGACGGAAAATCTGACCAGATCGAGATTACGAACGCGCTCAACGCGGCCGGGAACGGTGGCACGGTTCACCTTGCTGCCGGGACGTACAACTCTGACGGCAGTATCAAAATGGCACCGGGAACAACGCTCATGGGTTCAGGCGAAGACAAGACCAGGATCGATATCCGCGGTACCTGGGATGGTGTATTCGCTAATGAGAACACTCACCTTGAGGGTTTTACCATCTCGGGTCAGGGTGCTGTCTGGATTCAGTACAGTCACGTCTCTGTCCAGAGTGTGACCGTAACCGGTGACACGAGAATGAACGGCGGTTTCACAGTCTGGTGCCCCGGGCACGACCTCACTGACATCTCGTTCAAGGACTGCACGGCCATCGATCTGACCTGGACAGGATTCAACATCGATGCAACCAGTGCTGGCCTGAAGGTCTCTAACATCACGTATGAGAACTGCAAGGCGATCCGGTGTGGTGCCAACGACAACTCGCACCCGTGGACTGCGGGGTTCATCTTCGCAGAGCACAACGACCTTGAGAACGCTCTCATCAAGGACTGCTATGCAGAGGACAACTGGGAATCCGGTTTCCACATCGAACCAGCCCCTGCAGTGAAGAACGTCGTCTTCGAGAACTGTACAAGCAAGGACAATGGTATCAGGAAACAGGCACGTTTCCCTGAGTCTGACACCCAGCGGGACATGAACCTCATCTTCGGTGCAGGATTCTTCCTCAACAACGGTGTCACGGTGAAGGACTGCACGGCGATCGGGAACCATCACGGGTTCATGATCTGGTCGTCGAACGGTGCGAAGTTCGAGAACTGCTACTCCAAGGACTCGGAAGCCTCTGACTACTTCCTGATTCACTGGAACGGCTTCAACTCTCCGAACGTCTTCACCAACTGTGTGAGCGAGAACGCAGGCGGGTACGCCATCGATGCCTCGAACACCAATGACGTGAGGTTCGAGAACTTCAAGATCATCAACGCGGAGGGTGTTGACGGCTCCATGATCAGGCTCGGGAAGTACTACCCCGCCATCGGTCGGGATCTGCCATGCCAGAACTCGTACTTCGATCTGACTGTCGAAGGCGGGCCTGAGAACATCCTGTACTCACACTACGGTGTGAACGATGTCATCGAAGGAACGGCAACCGGCAACTATGCGGAGAACCCGTTCAAGATTGTCTCACCGTCTTCAGGCGTGGACACATCAGGACTGGTGATCAAGAAGTCCACCGATCCGGTGGACCCAACCCCAACCCCGACTCCTGACCCGAACCCCGACCCGAACCCCGAGCCGGTGGAGAGGCACACTCTCCCCGGCACGGTCGAGGCCGAGGACTATGATCAGGGTGGAGAGGGTGTTGCCTATCATGACACCGACGCCGTGAACGAAGGCGGAGAATACCGCAAGGACGGCGTCGATATTGAATACTGGGAGAAGACCGGTGCAACCACCATCGCCTATGCCTATCCAGGTGAGTGGCTCCAGTACTCGGTCAATGTCACCGAGGCCGGGACATATGACGTCGATTTCACCGTCGCCTCCGCCATGAATGGACAGTCCGTGAAGGTGCTCATTGATGGCGAAGAGATCGCCGCTGTTGAAGCCCCGAACACCGGTTCATGGGGTACCTTTACCACGGTGAAGAAGAGTTTTGACCTCTCCGCTGGCGACCACACGCTCAAAGTTGCCTTCGACGGATCCCTGAATCTGGACAAGATCGCCTTTGTCCAGAACACCTCTTCGGGCTCAAACCCGGACAATGGCTCTGGCTCTGAAGCGGGGACTGCGGTCCCCGGCACCATCGAGGCCGAAGATTATGATGAAGGCGGCGAGGATGTCGCCTACCATGACACCGACGCTGTGAACGAAGGCGGTGATTACCGTCAGGATGGCGTCGATATTGAATCCTGGAAAACCAGTGGTGTCACCACCATCGCCTATGCATTCCCTGGCGAGTGGCTCCAGTACACCATTGATGTCGCCGAGGCCGGGACGTACGATGTTGCGTTCACTGTTGCCTCTGCCATGAACGGGCAGTCCATGAAGGTGCTCGTCGACGGCAAGGAAGTCGAGACCGTGACCTCGCCGAACACCGGTTCGTGGGGCACGTTCACGACAGTAAAGAAGAACATCGACCTCCCTGCCGGGAAGCATATCATCAGGATCGTCTTCGACGGTTCCCTGAACTTCGACAAGATGGTGCTTTCGGCATCTGATTCATCGGGTTCAAACCCTGGAGAGAAGACGGCAATCGCCCTTCCGGGGACATTTGAAGCCGAAGATTATGACGAAGGCGGCGAAGGTGTCGCCTATCATGACACCGACGCCGTGAACGAGGGTGGAGATTACCGCAAGGACGGTGTCGATATCGAAAACTGGGAGAAGACTGGTGTCACCACCATTGCCTATGCCTATGCGGGTGAATGGCTCCAGTACACTGTCGATGTTGCCGAGGCCGGGACGTACGATGTTGCGTTCACCGTTGCCTCCGCCATGAACGGGCAGTCCATGAAGGTGCTCGTCGACGGTAAGGAAGTCGGGACCGTGACCTCGCCGAACACTGGTTCGTGGGGCACGTTCACGACGGTGAAGAAGAGCCTTGAACTTCCTGCCGGCGAGCATGCCATCAGGATTGTCTTCGATGGCTCCCTGAACCTTGACAAGGTTGCGGTCACCGCCGGTCAGGAGTCTGTTTCGTTTACGATCCAGGCCGAAGACTATGACGAGGGTGGCGAAGGCGTCGCCTACCATGACAGGGACGTGGAGAACAGAGGCGGTGCGTACCGTACGGACGGTGTCGACATCGAGTCCTGGAAGGACAGCGGAGTCACCACCATTGCCTATGCCTTCCCTGGCGAATGGCTCCAGTACACCGTTGACGTCCCGAGAGCAGGGACATATGATGCCGAGTTCGTCGTCGCCTCCGCCATGAGCGGGCAGTCGATGAAAGTACTTGTCGACGGGAAAGAGGTCGGGACCGTGACCTCGCCGAACACCGGGTCGTGGGGTAAGTTCACGACGGTGAAGAAGAGCATCGCTCTCCCCGCCGGAGAACACGCCATCAGAATGGCGTTCGGTGGTTCTCTGAACCTCGACAAGTTCTCCTTTGCCAGCACATCCGGCTCTTGA
- a CDS encoding right-handed parallel beta-helix repeat-containing protein yields the protein MIVESPLEDIVSPYPPAVIYMFCASWVRGFISPHILLGGMSRLTGSWLFVVLIIPIFSGVPVSAGVITVATVESSEAEGVDYLCDGISDQIEIQKALERAGNGGKALLKPGTYHCDDSITLRDGFCLEGSGEGKTILEFSGGWIGVFAKDHTILRNLTISGNGAVWVQGSHVRIQQVTVTGDPRMNGGFTVWAEGRIIEDVVFEDCAAIDLTWTGFNVDGRGESILVRGLRYERCRAVRCGADDNSHPWSAGFILAEHNDLEDVTVRDCSAEDNWESGFHIEPEVSVKNVVIENCTAMRNGIRKNLLFPDSGPPELNGLTFGAGFTMNNAVTLKNCAAEENYRGFFLWSTDGAHFDGCSAVRSLTDDFAIVHHSGYTTGNSFVNCVSTEAGRHALSIRNAANLRFENFSAFSPAGDGHSCIQIGGYEPSLGQDYPCEASSFDLNVMGGGSPNIVYVYLGRDLTLSGGIETSGSCPLLIASDGRRGVGGKTTGGVTIEGMRIVMGGSGVGVCVSETLPDAGTVSVLDTVISGDSISAGIRNEALGEVVVSNLSIDGGGEEYIDERRPGIPIIGPLFDIVHGIFSRVSQIFQS from the coding sequence ATGATCGTTGAAAGTCCTTTAGAGGACATCGTGAGCCCTTATCCTCCTGCGGTCATATATATGTTTTGTGCCTCCTGGGTGAGAGGATTTATATCCCCCCACATCCTTCTTGGGGGCATGAGCCGGCTAACCGGGTCATGGCTCTTTGTCGTACTGATTATCCCGATCTTCTCCGGGGTTCCAGTATCTGCAGGGGTTATTACTGTCGCCACTGTCGAGTCTTCGGAGGCGGAGGGCGTAGACTATCTCTGTGATGGTATCTCTGATCAGATTGAAATTCAGAAGGCCCTGGAAAGAGCTGGAAATGGTGGGAAGGCCCTCTTAAAACCCGGGACATACCATTGCGATGATTCGATAACCCTTAGAGACGGTTTTTGTCTGGAGGGTTCAGGTGAGGGAAAGACAATTCTTGAGTTCTCGGGTGGATGGATCGGGGTTTTTGCAAAAGATCACACTATTCTACGCAACCTGACGATCTCCGGGAATGGTGCGGTCTGGGTGCAGGGGAGTCATGTCCGGATTCAGCAGGTGACGGTGACCGGCGATCCGCGGATGAATGGCGGATTCACAGTCTGGGCGGAGGGGCGGATCATCGAGGATGTGGTCTTTGAGGACTGCGCTGCCATTGACCTCACCTGGACGGGTTTCAATGTAGATGGAAGAGGAGAATCGATTCTGGTACGGGGTCTGCGGTACGAACGGTGCCGGGCCGTCCGGTGTGGTGCCGATGACAATTCGCATCCATGGTCTGCCGGGTTCATTCTTGCTGAACACAACGATCTCGAAGATGTTACGGTCAGGGACTGCTCTGCTGAAGACAACTGGGAGTCGGGATTCCATATTGAACCTGAGGTCTCGGTAAAGAACGTGGTCATCGAGAACTGCACGGCTATGAGGAATGGCATCCGAAAAAACCTTCTTTTTCCTGATTCCGGCCCTCCTGAATTAAATGGGCTGACTTTCGGTGCCGGATTTACTATGAACAATGCGGTCACCCTGAAGAACTGCGCCGCCGAAGAGAATTACCGGGGTTTTTTTCTCTGGTCAACGGATGGGGCACATTTTGATGGTTGTTCTGCGGTGCGATCACTTACAGACGATTTCGCAATCGTTCACCACAGTGGGTACACCACTGGCAACTCCTTTGTAAACTGTGTGAGTACCGAGGCCGGCCGACATGCCCTTTCGATTCGGAATGCTGCAAACCTTAGATTTGAGAACTTCTCTGCATTTTCTCCGGCAGGTGACGGTCATTCCTGCATTCAGATCGGGGGCTATGAGCCGTCTCTTGGCCAGGACTATCCTTGTGAAGCCTCTTCCTTTGACCTGAACGTGATGGGTGGCGGTTCGCCGAATATTGTCTATGTATATCTCGGGCGCGACCTCACGCTTTCGGGGGGGATCGAAACCTCCGGTTCATGTCCCCTCCTGATCGCAAGTGATGGTCGGCGAGGGGTTGGCGGGAAGACGACAGGGGGCGTCACCATCGAAGGAATGCGGATCGTCATGGGTGGGTCGGGAGTCGGGGTCTGTGTCAGTGAGACTCTTCCTGATGCTGGTACGGTGAGCGTGCTGGATACGGTGATCTCCGGGGATTCGATCTCTGCAGGAATCAGAAACGAGGCTCTGGGTGAGGTTGTGGTCTCGAATCTCTCGATTGATGGTGGAGGGGAGGAATATATCGATGAAAGGCGACCAGGTATCCCGATAATCGGGCCACTCTTCGATATTGTTCATGGTATCTTTTCACGAGTATCTCAGATTTTTCAGAGTTGA
- the epsC gene encoding serine O-acetyltransferase EpsC: MSSKGLSTIILADLNRYYSYHSRDITATGKLAIIRAVTFHLIFSRGFRAIFCYRLRNHAEKKKIPFLGSLVGIVDILLNSIEIHPQARIGPGLFIPHPQCIVIGAKTVLGSNITINQGVTVGASPGKDIGGQTEPVVEDNVLLGAGAKIIGPVTIGKNAMIGANAVVVKDVPAWAVAVGVPAGVVNRVEIPYHELLKLTSQRQIT; this comes from the coding sequence ATGTCCTCTAAAGGACTTTCAACGATCATACTCGCCGACCTGAACAGGTATTATTCCTATCATAGCAGAGACATCACCGCCACAGGAAAACTTGCCATCATCAGAGCGGTCACTTTCCATCTCATATTCTCCAGAGGTTTCAGAGCGATCTTCTGTTACCGTCTACGCAACCATGCAGAAAAAAAGAAAATCCCCTTCCTCGGCAGCCTGGTCGGGATCGTCGATATCCTCTTAAACAGCATTGAGATCCACCCACAGGCCAGGATCGGACCCGGACTCTTTATCCCGCACCCACAGTGCATCGTCATTGGGGCCAAGACGGTCCTTGGTTCCAATATCACCATAAATCAGGGGGTCACCGTCGGGGCATCCCCGGGCAAAGATATTGGCGGGCAGACCGAACCGGTGGTTGAGGATAATGTCCTTCTTGGAGCCGGTGCGAAGATTATCGGCCCTGTCACCATCGGCAAAAACGCTATGATCGGTGCAAACGCCGTCGTAGTCAAAGATGTGCCTGCCTGGGCGGTTGCCGTCGGGGTACCCGCAGGAGTCGTCAACAGAGTGGAGATCCCATACCACGAACTTCTCAAACTCACATCACAGAGACAGATTACCTGA
- a CDS encoding DUF2206 domain-containing protein, whose amino-acid sequence MLLPGGHERYTAVQSGRRVGMLDLEIHRWSWRRIVTVSFSLLLLFWGSVALDGMGGGIPLLRQTAGFFLLTFVPGLCLLRVMEIRGVGGIRTLLYTVGLSLILWMILGFAMNMLLPVFGIMSPLSGSYLLLWMSMVLIFLLVIAFIVDRRSEVVPTPGISYPKGLPFLFFIFLPLLTGLGAYAKELWGTSVVLMGVILLIACIPLLIGSGRVFHEEIYPLAIFSIGLSLLLHTVLISGHVWGWDINEELYYGSLAAQSGLWDHTLYSNVNAMLSIVMLIPLFSGFCAISPVWVFKLIYPFFFSLVPLGLYAAYRQQTSSLTAFFGAFFFVSFYVFFTEMLQLARQQVAELFLVLIVLVFLDHALERSHRAFLMALFAFGLVTSHYGLTYLFFAALVPSILVLLLAERNVVGRVVKRLMCWCSFFSPVLTGKARRMISVSFVLVFCAFILIWYLFTSEAAAFKSAAEIGESVLSSLQDELFMSDASQGLHIILSPTDTPLHELYKSLQLVSQVLIALGIISVPLFAVLKSRFSKDYYALSIMFLGLCVAGIALPYFSSALNTSRLYQISLIFIAPFFVYGAMVIVGLIAGPFRKRRPGAVTAWSRALISLFLAVFFLFNAGFVFEIADDGPTSLALSEIEEYPIFSEPEVVGASWLAKTAGDAERKDRYLYGDDISWLVVRGFAAMNSWTMAAEGKHAPDDSYLFFGAANLRSESVKVTAYRKVVRVPVHLPMHSIVVGRGKIYDGGTAVVFDPIPEPD is encoded by the coding sequence ATGTTGTTGCCAGGCGGACACGAGAGGTATACCGCAGTTCAATCAGGGAGAAGAGTAGGTATGCTGGATCTTGAAATTCATCGCTGGTCCTGGCGGCGTATTGTCACAGTCTCTTTTTCCCTCCTCCTTCTCTTCTGGGGTTCGGTTGCTCTCGACGGGATGGGGGGAGGCATCCCCCTTCTCAGGCAGACAGCCGGTTTTTTTCTCCTCACTTTTGTCCCCGGGCTCTGTCTATTGCGTGTGATGGAAATCAGAGGAGTAGGTGGAATCAGAACTCTGTTGTATACCGTTGGTTTGAGCCTTATTCTCTGGATGATCCTGGGATTTGCCATGAACATGCTTCTCCCCGTCTTCGGTATCATGAGTCCGCTCTCAGGTTCTTATCTCCTCCTCTGGATGAGTATGGTCCTGATCTTTCTTCTGGTCATAGCGTTCATCGTTGATCGGCGGTCTGAAGTGGTGCCTACGCCTGGTATCTCTTATCCGAAAGGCCTGCCCTTCCTCTTCTTTATCTTTTTACCTCTGCTCACCGGACTTGGGGCCTATGCAAAAGAATTATGGGGGACGAGTGTTGTTCTGATGGGTGTAATACTTTTGATCGCCTGCATCCCCCTCTTGATCGGATCGGGGAGGGTGTTCCATGAGGAGATCTATCCTCTTGCTATCTTCTCAATTGGACTCTCTCTTCTCCTCCATACCGTCCTGATTTCAGGACATGTATGGGGGTGGGATATCAATGAGGAACTCTATTATGGAAGTCTTGCCGCTCAAAGCGGGCTCTGGGATCATACCCTGTACTCAAATGTCAATGCCATGCTCTCGATCGTGATGCTCATCCCGCTCTTCTCCGGTTTCTGTGCTATCTCTCCAGTCTGGGTATTCAAGTTGATCTATCCGTTTTTTTTCTCACTTGTTCCTCTCGGCCTCTATGCGGCGTATCGCCAGCAGACGTCTTCTTTGACCGCTTTTTTTGGAGCCTTCTTCTTTGTTTCTTTCTATGTCTTCTTCACCGAGATGCTCCAGCTTGCACGCCAACAGGTCGCTGAACTCTTTCTTGTCCTCATTGTGCTTGTATTCCTGGATCATGCACTCGAACGATCACACCGTGCGTTCTTGATGGCTCTCTTTGCCTTCGGGCTGGTGACTTCGCATTACGGCCTCACGTATCTCTTTTTTGCCGCCCTTGTTCCTTCGATCCTCGTCCTTCTTCTTGCCGAGCGTAATGTGGTCGGCAGGGTGGTGAAAAGGCTGATGTGTTGGTGTTCTTTCTTCTCTCCTGTTCTGACTGGAAAGGCACGTCGGATGATCAGTGTCTCTTTTGTCCTTGTATTCTGTGCTTTTATTCTCATCTGGTACCTCTTCACCAGTGAAGCCGCCGCGTTTAAGTCCGCCGCCGAGATCGGCGAGAGTGTTCTGAGCAGTCTCCAGGATGAACTTTTCATGTCTGATGCGTCACAGGGATTGCATATTATCCTCTCTCCGACGGATACGCCTCTGCATGAACTCTATAAGTCTCTCCAACTCGTTTCTCAGGTACTTATCGCCCTTGGGATAATCTCGGTGCCGCTTTTTGCAGTGTTGAAGTCCAGGTTCTCAAAAGATTACTATGCTCTCTCCATCATGTTCCTTGGCCTCTGTGTGGCGGGAATTGCCCTCCCATATTTTTCGAGCGCCCTGAATACCTCAAGACTTTACCAGATATCGCTTATTTTCATTGCTCCCTTCTTTGTATACGGCGCCATGGTGATCGTCGGTCTGATCGCAGGGCCGTTCAGAAAGAGGAGGCCGGGGGCGGTTACCGCCTGGAGCCGGGCCCTGATCTCTCTCTTTCTTGCAGTTTTTTTCCTCTTCAACGCCGGTTTTGTCTTTGAGATTGCCGATGACGGACCAACATCCCTGGCTCTCTCTGAAATTGAAGAGTATCCGATTTTTTCAGAACCTGAGGTTGTGGGTGCGTCCTGGCTTGCCAAAACGGCTGGCGACGCTGAACGTAAGGACCGATATTTGTACGGAGACGATATTTCCTGGCTGGTTGTAAGGGGTTTTGCGGCGATGAATTCCTGGACGATGGCTGCCGAGGGGAAACATGCCCCTGACGATTCTTATCTCTTTTTTGGGGCTGCAAATCTCAGAAGTGAATCTGTGAAAGTGACTGCATACAGGAAGGTGGTCAGGGTTCCGGTCCATCTTCCGATGCATTCGATCGTTGTGGGCAGGGGAAAGATCTATGATGGAGGAACAGCAGTTGTCTTTGACCCCATCCCAGAACCTGATTGA
- a CDS encoding glycosyltransferase family 4 protein — MLLVTDNVSGGIVHYVSQLANALAEEDETVLFAPVGVDRQNFSPKVRVKELPVGNTLRNFIVNTAYLPRAVRFLTALQQERPEVIHFQLTPPWFLLFFPFLRKYPLVTTIHDVRPHTGSRAFDQVISNEAYISCSDAVIVHGQWAKEVLGAGEKCHVIPHGDYAFFGDYEDNGGSAEETGTILFFGRIEDYKGLSYLLDAMPGVVRSVPDARLVIAGSGDLSPYQAAIDPAWCEVHNRYIRDDEVAGFFKQASVVVLPYIEGTQTGIIPIAYAFRKPVVVTAVGSIPEVVDDGRTGRVVQPRDVDALEGALISLLTDPKGGTEMGEAGYQKMRAELSWDVVARRTREVYRSSIREKSRYAGS, encoded by the coding sequence GTGCTGCTGGTCACCGATAATGTCTCGGGCGGGATCGTTCACTATGTCTCCCAACTTGCAAATGCCCTTGCCGAGGAGGATGAGACCGTGCTCTTCGCCCCTGTGGGGGTAGATCGGCAGAATTTCTCGCCGAAGGTGAGGGTGAAGGAACTGCCGGTCGGAAATACACTCCGGAATTTTATTGTGAACACTGCTTATCTCCCCAGGGCAGTCCGATTTCTTACGGCCCTGCAGCAAGAGAGACCTGAAGTCATCCATTTCCAGCTCACTCCTCCCTGGTTTCTCCTGTTTTTTCCGTTTTTACGGAAATACCCGCTGGTGACCACCATCCATGATGTCAGGCCCCACACAGGTAGCAGGGCATTTGACCAGGTCATCAGCAATGAGGCCTATATCTCCTGCTCGGACGCTGTCATAGTCCACGGGCAGTGGGCGAAAGAGGTTCTCGGTGCAGGTGAGAAGTGTCATGTGATCCCGCATGGGGATTATGCCTTTTTCGGGGACTATGAGGATAATGGCGGATCTGCTGAAGAAACAGGAACCATCCTCTTTTTTGGGAGGATAGAGGATTATAAAGGGTTGTCCTATCTTCTGGATGCGATGCCCGGCGTCGTACGGAGTGTTCCCGATGCCAGACTGGTCATCGCCGGGAGCGGGGATCTCTCACCATATCAGGCGGCCATAGATCCTGCCTGGTGTGAGGTGCATAACCGATATATTAGAGACGATGAGGTCGCGGGTTTCTTCAAGCAGGCCTCGGTAGTAGTTCTCCCATACATCGAGGGTACCCAGACAGGGATAATCCCGATCGCGTACGCCTTCAGGAAACCGGTGGTCGTGACCGCAGTCGGGAGTATTCCCGAGGTTGTGGATGATGGGAGAACCGGTCGTGTCGTACAGCCCCGGGACGTCGATGCGCTTGAGGGAGCATTGATAAGCCTTCTCACCGATCCGAAGGGAGGCACAGAGATGGGTGAGGCCGGTTACCAGAAGATGCGGGCTGAACTCTCATGGGATGTTGTTGCCAGGCGGACACGAGAGGTATACCGCAGTTCAATCAGGGAGAAGAGTAGGTATGCTGGATCTTGA